The following proteins come from a genomic window of Sphaerisporangium rubeum:
- a CDS encoding glucose-1-phosphate thymidylyltransferase, giving the protein MKALVLAGGAGTRLRPITHTSAKQLVPVANKPVLFYGLEAIAAAGVREVGMVVGDTHEEIESAVGDGSAFGLEVTYLRQDAPLGLAHAVLIARDYLGDDDFVMYLGDNFIVGGIETLVDRFRAERPAAQIMLTRVADPRQFGVAELDARGRVVALEEKPIEPKSDLALVGVYLFTPDVHDAVASLKPSWRGELEITDAIQWLIDQDRRVESSVISGYWKDTGNVTDMLEVNRLVLDGLERGLHGVIGDECEIIGRVVVETGAEVVRSRVVGPVVIGAGAVVRDSYVGPYTSVAENCQIVDSEIEYSILLRRASIIGVRRIEASLIGHDVEVTPAPNTPRAHRLVLGDHSKVQISS; this is encoded by the coding sequence TGCGGCCGATCACCCACACATCGGCCAAACAGCTCGTGCCGGTCGCGAACAAGCCCGTCCTGTTCTACGGCCTGGAAGCCATCGCGGCGGCCGGGGTCCGTGAGGTCGGCATGGTGGTCGGCGACACCCACGAGGAGATCGAGTCCGCAGTCGGCGACGGTTCGGCGTTCGGCCTGGAGGTCACCTACCTGCGGCAGGACGCGCCGCTCGGCCTGGCCCACGCCGTGCTGATCGCGCGGGACTACCTCGGTGACGACGACTTCGTGATGTACCTCGGCGACAACTTCATCGTCGGCGGCATCGAGACGCTCGTGGACCGCTTCCGCGCCGAGCGTCCCGCCGCGCAGATCATGCTCACCCGCGTGGCCGACCCCCGGCAGTTCGGCGTGGCCGAGCTCGACGCGCGCGGCCGGGTCGTCGCGCTGGAGGAGAAGCCGATCGAGCCCAAGAGCGACCTCGCGCTGGTCGGTGTCTACCTGTTCACCCCGGACGTCCACGACGCGGTGGCCTCGCTCAAGCCGTCCTGGCGCGGCGAGCTGGAGATCACCGACGCGATCCAGTGGCTCATCGACCAGGACCGGCGCGTGGAGTCGTCGGTCATCTCCGGTTACTGGAAGGACACCGGCAACGTCACCGACATGCTGGAGGTCAACCGGCTGGTGCTCGACGGCCTGGAGCGCGGCCTGCACGGCGTCATCGGCGACGAGTGCGAGATCATCGGCCGGGTCGTGGTCGAGACCGGCGCCGAGGTGGTCCGGTCGCGTGTGGTCGGGCCGGTGGTCATCGGGGCCGGCGCGGTGGTGCGCGACTCGTACGTCGGGCCCTACACCTCGGTCGCGGAAAATTGTCAGATCGTGGACAGCGAGATCGAGTACTCGATCCTGCTGCGCCGCGCGTCCATCATCGGGGTGCGCCGCATCGAGGCGTCCCTGATCGGGCACGACGTCGAGGTCACGCCCGCTCCCAACACCCCCAGAGCACACCGTCTGGTGCTCGGCGATCACAGCAAGGTGCAGATCAGCTCATGA
- the rfbB gene encoding dTDP-glucose 4,6-dehydratase → MRLLVTGGAGFIGSHYVRTVLTGGYPAFAGAKVTVLDKLTYAGNLANLAPVEDRYEFVHGDVCDGALLADVVPGHDVVVHFAAESHVDRSIDGAADFVRTNVLGTTTVLQACMDAGVSKVVQVSTDEVYGTIDEGSWAEDAPLRPRSPYSAAKAGGDMIAQAYAVTHGLPVSITRCGNNYGPYQYPEKVVPLFVTNLIEGRKVPLYGDGGNVRDWVHVDDHCRAIQLVAERGEPGEVYNIGGTAEMDNIELTGRILAELGAGWDMVERVTDRKGHDRRYSLDDTKLRGLGYTPMTGFDDGLASTVRWYADNPSWWKPLKGQR, encoded by the coding sequence ATGAGGCTTCTTGTGACCGGCGGCGCCGGGTTCATCGGGTCCCACTATGTCCGCACGGTGCTGACCGGCGGCTACCCGGCGTTCGCCGGGGCCAAGGTGACCGTGCTCGACAAGCTCACCTACGCGGGCAATCTCGCCAACCTCGCGCCGGTGGAGGACCGCTACGAGTTCGTCCACGGCGACGTGTGCGACGGCGCGCTGCTGGCCGACGTCGTGCCGGGCCACGACGTGGTGGTGCACTTCGCCGCCGAGTCCCACGTCGACCGGTCCATCGACGGCGCCGCCGACTTCGTGCGCACCAACGTGCTCGGCACCACCACCGTGCTGCAGGCGTGCATGGACGCCGGGGTGTCCAAGGTCGTGCAGGTGTCCACCGACGAGGTGTACGGCACCATCGACGAGGGCTCCTGGGCCGAGGACGCGCCGCTGCGGCCCCGGTCGCCGTACTCGGCGGCCAAGGCCGGCGGCGACATGATCGCGCAGGCGTACGCGGTGACCCACGGGCTGCCGGTGTCGATCACGAGGTGCGGCAACAACTACGGGCCCTACCAGTACCCCGAAAAGGTCGTGCCGCTGTTCGTCACCAACCTGATCGAGGGCCGCAAGGTCCCGCTGTACGGCGACGGCGGCAACGTGCGCGACTGGGTGCACGTGGACGACCACTGCCGCGCCATCCAGCTCGTCGCCGAGCGCGGCGAGCCCGGCGAGGTGTACAACATCGGCGGCACGGCCGAGATGGACAACATCGAGCTCACCGGCCGCATCCTCGCCGAGCTCGGGGCCGGCTGGGACATGGTCGAGCGGGTCACCGACCGCAAGGGCCACGACCGGCGGTACTCCCTGGACGACACCAAGCTGCGCGGCCTCGGGTACACGCCGAT